The Leptospira saintgironsiae genome contains the following window.
AAATGATTTTAGAAGCAAGGCTCAGATCTTGTTTAGAAATTTTCTTTTCCTTTGCTTTCAATTTTCGGACCCATTGTTTACGAGCTATTCCAGGAAGAATTCCTTCTTCTAAAGAAGGTGTAATCCATTCTTTATTTAGTAAAAGAAAGATAGAATGAATAGCCCCCTCTGTCAGATGACCTTCTGTGTTTGTATAAATTTGATCCAGATAACCGGAAGAAACTGCAGATTCATAACCGGCAGAATAAATTTCTCTGATATTTGTCTTATGATAATAGAACTGATTTTTTTTATTGGTAGAAGTTCCGCTAAACAGAACCTTCCCCTCTTTGGGACCTGGATGAAATTCGGAAACTTCTGACTGGAATTCTCCGCTACGCAAAAGAATAATTTTCACTCTATATTTTTTGTCGGAAGTAATTTTGCCTAAGACTTCATTAACTATGGATTCCCATCCTTCTTCTTTCCAGACGAATCCAAGTTGATTCGCAGATGTTATCATTCTATCTTTATGATCTTTTAAAAAATAGATCTTTCTTCTTTTGCAGATCGTAGTTGTGAATATATGAAAATTCTCTTTAGCATTATTCAAAAATTTTGCCTTAGACCAACATTCTTCCCATTCTGCATTTGTATCGGATCCGATCGTAATTCCAGAACCCACTCCCATTCTTCCTTTTTTCTGTCCGGAAGGATCTTGCAAAAATTCAAGAGTGCGGATCGTTATAGAGGAAATTTCTTTCCCCGGAGACAGATAGAATATTCCTCCAGTATAAACTCCTCTCTTTTTTTCTAAACTATTGATGATCTCTGAGGATCTTTTTTTAGGAGCTCCAGTGATGGAACCTCCAGGGAATAATGCCTCTAAAATATCTGTCCATTTTATATTCGGAGAAAGTTCGGATCTTATCTCGCTGGTCATCTGGAAAACTGTTGGATATTCTTCGATGGAGAAAAGTTTAGAAACATTAACTGAACCAGGCAAAGAGATCCTTCCCAAGTCGTTACGAAGAAGGTCAGTGATCATCAAATTTTCTGCTTTATCCTTTTCTGAGTTGGAAAGTTCTAACTTCAATCTTTGGTCTTCTGCTAAATCTTTTCCTCTTGGTCTGGTTCCTTTCATTGGAACAGTTCTAATCTGATTGGATAATCTTTCCCAAAACAGTTCGGGAGAGAATGAAAGAATATCTCTTTGTGTCGGAATAGAGTCGCCAGTATGTATCCAAGCCTCGTACGGAACTGGCTGTTTTTTTCTAAGTTCAAAAAACAATTTTTCGAGAGATCCTTCTAATTTTATCTCCAGAGGAAATGTGAAATTGACCTGATAGATATCTCCTTCGTATAGAAAGTTCCGGATCTTCTGAATATTCTCTTCATATTCTTTCAGATCCATCTCTGATCTAATTTCTACGGAATAACCTTTGTCTTTAAATTTTGATTCCCATTCCGAAATTTCAGCATAGCTTAATGTCTTCGGTTCAGAAAAAATCCCGAACCAGAAAAGAGGATCCTCGGAAACTTCTTCCATATTGTCAGGATTTAAAAATAAATTCCCAGCTTCGTAGGAGATCCAACCTGCAGCATGATATCCTTGTGCTACCTTGTTTTGAATTTCTAAGAGGAATTTCCTTGCTTCACTTCGTCGATTAGTAGTAAGAATTTCATTCGGCTCGGTTAGAACTAGACATCCATCTGCAGAGAAACCTTCTCCTAAATAAATAAAAGGTTTCCTGGAGTTTTGAAATAGATCGGAAATCATTGGAAAAGGTCTTAAAACCTTATTCTCAGCTGCTTCCGAATCCTAAAAGCTAAATGAATAAGATTCTAAGATTAATGTTATCTCAATCCTTAAAATTCTTCCAAACCGCCGGAAAATTTCTTCTGGTAGCTTCTGTTTATTTTCTTTTAGGAAAATTCGGAGAATTCTTTGGGACTTTTTCGGATTACGCCTCCCCTGTTTGGCCCGCATCCGGTTGGGGACTGGTCACTCCTTTACTATTCGGAAGAGTTTCTTATTTCGGGATTTTTACAGGTTCCTTTTTATACAACTGCCAGATCAGACATGAAGATCTTCCGGGACAAGATCTAAGCATTTATTTTGGAGCTGCAGTGCTCATCGGTTTTGGAAGTACTTTGCAATCTTTCACTGGAGCTTACTTATACAAGAAGTTTGTTCCTGAATTAGATCTTACAAAGAATACATCCTTCGTTCTTAGATTTCTTTGGATAGAAACATTAGTTTGTATTATCGCGGCGACCATCGCATGTTCTGGACTTCTGCTTTTAGGTATACTTGATTTAAATTCGCTTTTCCCAACATGGATCACTTGGTGGATGGGAGATTCTTTAGGAGTATTCGTATACTTTCCGTTCTTCCTGAGCTGGCTGGGGCCAGGACTCCCAAGATCCTATGTACACTCTTGGAAAGAAAGTGTAGGACTTGTCTCTTTCTTAATTCTATTAGGAGGAGGGATCTTTTACTTCTTTAGCATCAATCAAATACCTGCATATTTTCCGCTTTCTTATCTCCTAATTGCAGTCATCTCACTTGTTTCCCTCAGATTCGGAGGAAGAGAATCGTCTTTAGTACTTATTATAGTTTCTATTATATCTATCTTAGGAACTGCGCAAGGAGGACATTCATATAATTTTCCTGCTTCCAAAGAAGTGTCCCTTCTCCTTTTACAAAGTTTTCTTTCTGCGATCTCGATCGCTTCTCTTCTCGCTTTATCAGTCATAAGAGAAAGGGTAGATGCACAAGATGAGATTTACCTTTCGCATAAAAGATTAGAAGATCTCGTTGCAGAAAGAACCCAAGAACTGGATCGATCTTATCGATTTTTAGGTGCGAGCGAAGCAATTTACAAGGGTCTATTCGAGAATATTCCAATCGCAATCTTAGAATGTGATTACTCTGAAGTAAAAAGAATGTTGGGCGAATTGCCCAAGATGTCCAGAAAGGAATTTGCTAAATTCCTAAAGACGAATCGCAAGTTTGTTTCAGAATGTTATGAAACAGTAAATGTAGTAGATGCAAATAAAGAATCTATTCGCCTATTCGAAGCAAGATCGAAGGAAGAAGTTCTATTCCTCGCCAGAAACTTTTTTAGAATAGGAAACGATCATTATTTCAAAAAACTTCTGACCAGGATTCGTTTTGGAGCAAGAGTCCTTCATACAGAAACCACATTATCCACATGTAACGGAAAACAATTCGAGGCATCGATTCGTTGGTCCTTGGCACCAGAGTTCGAAGAAACTTTCTCTTCTACCATAATCACTGTTACAGAAATAACTGATAAGAAACAGGCAGAGAGGCAGTTAAAATCTTCCTTAAAAGAAAAGGAAGTAATGTTGAAAGAGATCCACCACAGAGTAAAAAACAATCTGCAGGTGATTTCCAGTTTATTCAATCTTCAGTCTGAATACGAAAACGATCCTAAGATCCACGAGGCATTTACAGAAAGCCAAAACAGGATACAAACCATGGCGCTGATCCATGACGAGTTGTACCAATCTAACGATTTAGGAAATGTAGAATTTTCAGGTTATTCCAAACGACTTGCGGAGAAGATCAGGTCCGCCTATAAAATCGGAGCGGAAACAAGAGTGGATGTGATATCAAGTCCTATCCATTTAGAGATCAGCATTGCGATTCCGCTCGGACTTGCATTAAATGAACTACTCACAAATTCTTTTAAATATGCATTCCCTCATAATTTTTCTCCTACGGATGAAAGACCAAAGATCCAAGTCAGACTCCAAAAAAAGGAGAATGTAGTAATATTAGAAGTTTCAGACAATGGGGTCGGTCTGCCCAACGAGTTGAATCCAATCGTGACTCATTCTTTCGGATTAACTTTGGTTCAGGTGCTGACCAAACAACTAAAGGGAAAATTGGATTTTTCCAGCTCCAAAGATCATGGGGCCAGTTTCCAAATCCGTTTTGAACTTCCGAATTAGGAAAATTCCTTGCGAACTAGTTCTCCAAATCAGAGTAAGGAGAACATGAGAACTAAGCCTCCTAGTCCGATCGCCAACAGGGCAGAAGCAAGAAGAGAACAAATCTTGGAAGCTGCACTGGATGTATTTTCTGAAAAAGGATACCATGAGGCTGGGATCGCGGACATAGCCGGAAAATTAAATATAGGTCATGGAACCTGTTATCGTTATTTTAAGAATAAACTAGATATCCTACACGCACTAGTAGATCGAATCCTCATCGGATTATTAGAAGTAGTTCGTAAAGAAAGTCCTGAAAAATCAAACACTATAGAAGAATACAGAAATCAGATCAAAAATATTGGCTGGGAACTATTTCAACTTTTCAGTAAAGACCCAAGACAAGCAAAGATCGTTTTTTTCGAAGCAATGGCATTGGATGAAACTGTAAAGAGAAAAGTGCAACTCGGAATCGATAAGAGTGCAAGGCTGACTGAGTTATATCTGAAGAATGGTGTGAAAAAAGGATTTTTAAGAAAAGAATTGGATACTCGGATCGCATCCCAAGCAGTAAACGCGATGATGTTTGAAGGAATACGGATCAACCTATCTTCCAAAGTTGATTCTAAATTTGCAAAACGTTGGCTGGAAGAAATGCCCACCCTTATGTTAGAAGGAATGGGCAAACGTTAATTACATTTTATAAAGTAAGGAACTGTACCAAATCTTTTGCAGTGATATCCGGAATTTCTTCCATAGGAATATGACCTGCACCTTCATAAGTAATAAATTTAGAATTCTGAAGATCCTTAGCCCAGTTTTGTGCGTATTCTAATTTCAACCAATGATCTTCTTTTCCCCACATAACCAATGTAGGAGCTTTTACAGATTTGATCCCTTCCGAAATTTTAGGATCAGTAAACTTCTCCCTAGCAGTTCTGAAAAAATAATTATAAGCCTGTCTATTTCCTTCTCTTCTGGAAAGATCCACGTACCTTGTTTTGATCTCAGGAGTAATTTTAGAGGAATCTCCGTAAACCTCATCTACACTTTTTTCTACCATAAAACTTGGAAGCATATGGCGTGCAAATGGACTTACGATCGGGTTACTTCCTAAGGCGATCATAGGAGGCATAGGTTGCGCATATCCGGCAGCATCTATCAATACCAATTTTTGAACTTTATTAGGATATTTTAATGCGTAATTCCAGGAGATATAACCGCCCATGGAATTTCCAACTAAATAGAAAGAATCTACTTTAAGATAATCCAGGAATTGATTTAGGACTTCTACACCTTCTTCTAAATTTAACTTTTCCAAATCCTCAGGTGGACCCGTAAGGCCATGTCCAGGAAGATCTATACGGATCACTCTATAACGGGATTTTAATATTTCTGCCCAAGCATCCCAAGTATGTAATGAAGAACATACCCCATGCAATAGTATAATTACAGGACCTTGGCCCTCGTCCCTGTAATGGATATTAAGATCCCCAATTGGAGCGAACTTTGACTCTGAGTTCGCATATTTCGTTTTCAAATCCTCTAAGGAATCTGAACCGACCCCTAAAAATCTACAATCAAGTAGAATGATGAGAAGTAACATTAAGCTTATTGTTGTTCTTTTCATAATTTCCCTGTTTAATGAAAATTCCCACCCAATCGGAATGACAGATATGTCATTTAGATCCCAAAGTAAAACACGTTTTTCTTTGAAATTTTTAGATTTCCCCTATTGACAAAAACTGAATGACATGTCATTCTTATGTTCAATTAAGGTGAGGAGTTAGAATCCAATGGTTCAAGTGGATGTTTTTTGGGCCTACGGCCTGGGAGCCGGTTACGCAATGGCCGCAGCTCGCCAAATTAAAAAATTGCAGGCGGGAGAAATCACAGCAGGTTCCCTACCTTCTATCAAAAAAGAAGAGAAGAAGGTTCCATTTTGGAAGAATACCTACTTCATCTCTAATCTTCTTTATTTAGGTTTATTATTCGCTCCGTCGGGTTTGTACCTAGTTTGGCAGTTTACTAGTTGGGAAACAATGCATGCTGGAGATAAGACCATGCCTGGTTGGCTTGTAGCTTTATTCGGTTTAACAAATATTTCCCAAGGCATCTTAGGCTTCTGGGTAGTTTGGAAATTAATCGAAGCAGGAAAAAATTTCTTAGCTTATCTGCAAGTTCCTGCAGGTTATTTCGGAATGTTCTTCATCCTTGTTCATGGATGGGACGGAACTGGTTATAAAAGATTTTTTTCGGAATCTGTTGAGCAATTCCATACATGGACCTGGGGAACCGCAATCAACTGGTTAATATCTGATGTTGCAATCACTCTCTATGTAATGGGCGTGATCTTAATTCCAGTTCTGATCGTTTCACTTCTAAAGATTGAAAAAGAAGGTTGGGAATTAGGAGGATCTGGAGAATTTTCTGTAAGAAAGTCTCCTTCCGGTTTTGTTTCTACAATTGCGTTCTTAGCAACTGTGTTTATAGGCGCTTTAGGGTTTGCGATTATCTCCAGCGTGATTGTTCACCAACTTGGTTGGATGCTTGGAGCGATCATTTCTACTTTGGTAATTTATACTTTAGGAATTTCTAAATTTGGATTATTCCAAATCTTCTATAAAAGTGTTTTACAATCAGAAACCGAAACTGGTGGCAAATTACAAAGTGTTCGTTCTGCTGCTTAAGCTATAAGGCTTTTGTCTTCTTTAGAACCGTTCAAATTTTTGGCTCTGGCGGGTTAATCTCCCAGAGCTTTTTTGTATTCTGCAATTAGAAGTTCCGGATTTTCTCGGCCGATAGAAATTCGAATCAGACTTGGATCCAATCCTACTTCTTTCAAAAATCCCCTGCCTGCTTCTGTAGAAACTAACTCATAGTGAGCTAAATACATATACAACATGTTCAGAGTGAATTCAGTTCCAAAGCTCGGCCCTTTTAATAATCTTAAAGAATTGTAAAATGGTTCCAAAGGAACTCCGGGTTCGATTGTGATCACTCCACAATGTAGATCCTTATCTCTTGCGATCTTGGAAAAGTTTCCGTGGTTTTCTTCGGAGCCACTCCAATGAACTGCTTTGATCTTAGGATGATTTGAGAAGAAGTTTGCAAGTTTAGCAGCATTCCTTCCTATCTCTTTCACTCTTTCAATATAACCTTCTAATTCGAAGGACATACGTTCGCAGTCTCTGCGATACGGAGTTTCTAAAAACTCAGGAGAATCTTTTTTCAATTTTTCAAAATAAGTAGAAGAAGGATTCAAAAATAAAGCGCCCATCATCACATCTGCGTGTCCGGATGCAAACTTGGTCAAACTCTCCACAATCACATCCGCATAAGGAGAAAGATCCACAACTGCGGAACCTGCGACGGAAATATCAGCTACTAATGGAATTCCATATTTTTCCAAAAGTTTTTTAAGTTCAGGATAATCAGGAACTTGGATAAGAGGATTTGTAGGGGATTCAGTAAGAATTGCAGCTACTCTATGGCCTTCTTTAGAAAGGAATTCTTCCAGTTCTTTTAGATCGACCACGTCATGGAATATATGAGAACCTCTGGAATATTTTTCTAATATTCTAATATTGTCTACGTATAACCATCCAAGTCTAAGCCAGATATCTTTTCCTTCTTCTGCACGAATTCTATCTAACGCTCTAAAAGCAGCATAGACCGCATTCATTCCAGAAGTAGCCAGATACACTTGTAAATTTTTGTCCGGATATAGAGCGGATAGTGCTGCTTCTACCGTTTCATAAGGTTTTTCTTTTCTGGATTCTTCTTTGTATACAGAATCTATAAGTCCTTTTTTGAATAAGTAATCTTCTGCTTTGCGAGAAGATAATAAACATCCAGTATGTTGGATGAAGGATAATATTTTGGATTCGTTCTCTTTATGAGAAGGAATGGTTAAGGTGATGATACCTTCGTCTTCTATAATTCTTGCGCCTTCTACTTGGAAGAATGAAATGATATGATCAGCGGCTTTGCGGGAGTTTACGATAAACTGAGGGCCATCTACTCCCTTAGTCTCTCTATTATAATCTAAAATTTTTTCTATATAAGCATGAGCTACAAAGCGAGGATATCCTGCTTTTAATCTAGAAAGAGTTTCGGTTCTTTTTTCTTCGTATCCGATTACGTCAGCGACTTCCGGAAGGCTCATGGAAACCGCATGTATGTTTTCAAATGGTATTCTTTCCCCGCAGATCCTACGATGCGGTTCTTCTATCTCTAGTATCATACTCTGATTACCATCGCAAAATTTTAGGCAGAAACATCAACTTTATTCGGTTGGACGAACGGAAGTCTAAAACGGTTCTAATTTGCCTGTGAATTTGCGAGGCGCTTGACTCTGTCTTCTTCTGTTAAGGCGTTGATCAGGTCGTCCAGATCTCCTTCCATTATAGCAGAAAGATTATGACTAGTAAATCCGATCCTATGATCTGTACATCTTCCTTGTGGAAAATTATAAGTTCGTATTCTTTCGGATCTGTCTCCTGAACCAACCATCTGTTTTTTTAGAGCATCAGCTGCGGCCTTTTTTTCTTCCGCCTGTTTTTCTAATATCCTAGCACTTAAGATCCT
Protein-coding sequences here:
- the pabB gene encoding aminodeoxychorismate synthase component I, which codes for MISDLFQNSRKPFIYLGEGFSADGCLVLTEPNEILTTNRRSEARKFLLEIQNKVAQGYHAAGWISYEAGNLFLNPDNMEEVSEDPLFWFGIFSEPKTLSYAEISEWESKFKDKGYSVEIRSEMDLKEYEENIQKIRNFLYEGDIYQVNFTFPLEIKLEGSLEKLFFELRKKQPVPYEAWIHTGDSIPTQRDILSFSPELFWERLSNQIRTVPMKGTRPRGKDLAEDQRLKLELSNSEKDKAENLMITDLLRNDLGRISLPGSVNVSKLFSIEEYPTVFQMTSEIRSELSPNIKWTDILEALFPGGSITGAPKKRSSEIINSLEKKRGVYTGGIFYLSPGKEISSITIRTLEFLQDPSGQKKGRMGVGSGITIGSDTNAEWEECWSKAKFLNNAKENFHIFTTTICKRRKIYFLKDHKDRMITSANQLGFVWKEEGWESIVNEVLGKITSDKKYRVKIILLRSGEFQSEVSEFHPGPKEGKVLFSGTSTNKKNQFYYHKTNIREIYSAGYESAVSSGYLDQIYTNTEGHLTEGAIHSIFLLLNKEWITPSLEEGILPGIARKQWVRKLKAKEKKISKQDLSLASKIILVNSLRGVRRVSGVDFE
- a CDS encoding histidine kinase dimerization/phosphoacceptor domain -containing protein, which gives rise to MNKILRLMLSQSLKFFQTAGKFLLVASVYFLLGKFGEFFGTFSDYASPVWPASGWGLVTPLLFGRVSYFGIFTGSFLYNCQIRHEDLPGQDLSIYFGAAVLIGFGSTLQSFTGAYLYKKFVPELDLTKNTSFVLRFLWIETLVCIIAATIACSGLLLLGILDLNSLFPTWITWWMGDSLGVFVYFPFFLSWLGPGLPRSYVHSWKESVGLVSFLILLGGGIFYFFSINQIPAYFPLSYLLIAVISLVSLRFGGRESSLVLIIVSIISILGTAQGGHSYNFPASKEVSLLLLQSFLSAISIASLLALSVIRERVDAQDEIYLSHKRLEDLVAERTQELDRSYRFLGASEAIYKGLFENIPIAILECDYSEVKRMLGELPKMSRKEFAKFLKTNRKFVSECYETVNVVDANKESIRLFEARSKEEVLFLARNFFRIGNDHYFKKLLTRIRFGARVLHTETTLSTCNGKQFEASIRWSLAPEFEETFSSTIITVTEITDKKQAERQLKSSLKEKEVMLKEIHHRVKNNLQVISSLFNLQSEYENDPKIHEAFTESQNRIQTMALIHDELYQSNDLGNVEFSGYSKRLAEKIRSAYKIGAETRVDVISSPIHLEISIAIPLGLALNELLTNSFKYAFPHNFSPTDERPKIQVRLQKKENVVILEVSDNGVGLPNELNPIVTHSFGLTLVQVLTKQLKGKLDFSSSKDHGASFQIRFELPN
- a CDS encoding TetR/AcrR family transcriptional regulator: MRTKPPSPIANRAEARREQILEAALDVFSEKGYHEAGIADIAGKLNIGHGTCYRYFKNKLDILHALVDRILIGLLEVVRKESPEKSNTIEEYRNQIKNIGWELFQLFSKDPRQAKIVFFEAMALDETVKRKVQLGIDKSARLTELYLKNGVKKGFLRKELDTRIASQAVNAMMFEGIRINLSSKVDSKFAKRWLEEMPTLMLEGMGKR
- a CDS encoding alpha/beta fold hydrolase, whose amino-acid sequence is MKRTTISLMLLLIILLDCRFLGVGSDSLEDLKTKYANSESKFAPIGDLNIHYRDEGQGPVIILLHGVCSSLHTWDAWAEILKSRYRVIRIDLPGHGLTGPPEDLEKLNLEEGVEVLNQFLDYLKVDSFYLVGNSMGGYISWNYALKYPNKVQKLVLIDAAGYAQPMPPMIALGSNPIVSPFARHMLPSFMVEKSVDEVYGDSSKITPEIKTRYVDLSRREGNRQAYNYFFRTAREKFTDPKISEGIKSVKAPTLVMWGKEDHWLKLEYAQNWAKDLQNSKFITYEGAGHIPMEEIPDITAKDLVQFLTL
- a CDS encoding aminotransferase class I/II-fold pyridoxal phosphate-dependent enzyme: MILEIEEPHRRICGERIPFENIHAVSMSLPEVADVIGYEEKRTETLSRLKAGYPRFVAHAYIEKILDYNRETKGVDGPQFIVNSRKAADHIISFFQVEGARIIEDEGIITLTIPSHKENESKILSFIQHTGCLLSSRKAEDYLFKKGLIDSVYKEESRKEKPYETVEAALSALYPDKNLQVYLATSGMNAVYAAFRALDRIRAEEGKDIWLRLGWLYVDNIRILEKYSRGSHIFHDVVDLKELEEFLSKEGHRVAAILTESPTNPLIQVPDYPELKKLLEKYGIPLVADISVAGSAVVDLSPYADVIVESLTKFASGHADVMMGALFLNPSSTYFEKLKKDSPEFLETPYRRDCERMSFELEGYIERVKEIGRNAAKLANFFSNHPKIKAVHWSGSEENHGNFSKIARDKDLHCGVITIEPGVPLEPFYNSLRLLKGPSFGTEFTLNMLYMYLAHYELVSTEAGRGFLKEVGLDPSLIRISIGRENPELLIAEYKKALGD